A single Entelurus aequoreus isolate RoL-2023_Sb linkage group LG11, RoL_Eaeq_v1.1, whole genome shotgun sequence DNA region contains:
- the LOC133660770 gene encoding C-X-C chemokine receptor type 3-like: MDVNLDGLFRLNSSYDYGDDYVYTDDDLESRRGQAVWIPLVYSVVLVIGLLGNGLLLAFLAQKKRAWRTSDTFVLHLSVADVLLLVTLPLWAAQASQSCGWCVGLALCKISGVLFKLNFFCGVFLLAAICLDRYLFWVHAKPLFSHKKPRMTHLSCACAWVFSLLLTLPDWLYLTLEPHPWKEEWTRCVPSFYPADTRLASRLPQHLFGAAAAVVVGCSCLLPWLLRPPRSLRNQRAAIITLVLAGVFSFCWVPYNVALAVDTFGGAKKTSSATKTSLMATAALGCVHACLRPLLYFGVSASFRTWTLAALSCAKVEPEGSVWGLGVGEDAVPERNPEEEEELKQVANGEQQEQSKVSSCDS; the protein is encoded by the exons ATGGACGTCAATCTGGACGGCCTGTTCCGCCTGAACTCCAGCTACGACTACGGGGACGACTACGTGTACACGGACGACGACCTGGAGTCCCGAAGGGGCCAGGCGGTGTGGATCCCGCTGGTGTACTCTGTGGTTTTGGTCATCGGCCTGCTGGGGAACGGACTGCTGCTGGCGTTTCTGGCGCAGAAGAAGCGAGCTTGGAGGACGTCGGACACCTTCGTCCTCCACCTGAGCGTCGCAGACGTCCTGCTCCTGGTGACGCTGCCCCTGTGGGCCGCCCAGGCCTCGCAGAGCTGTGGATGGTGTGTGGGGCTCGCTCTCTGCAAGATCAGCGGGGTTCTTTTTAAG CTCAACTTCTTCTGCGGGGTTTTCCTCCTGGCCGCCATCTGCTTGGACCGCTACCTGTTTTGGGTCCACGCCAAGCCGCTGTTTTCCCACAAGAAGCCCAGGATGACTCATCTCAGCTGCGCGTGTGCCTGGGTCTTCTCCCTGCTCCTCACCCTCCCCGACTGGCTCTACCTGACGCTGGAGCCCCATCCTTGGAAGGAGGAGTGGACCCGGTGCGTTCCCAGCTTCTACCCCGCCGACACGCGGCTGGCGTCACGCCTCCCTCAACACCTGTTcggcgccgccgccgccgtcgtcGTCGGCTGCTCGTGTCTGCTGCCGTGGCTCCTGCGCCCGCCAAGGAGCCTCCGGAACCAGCGGGCCGCTATCATCACCCTCGTCCTCGCGGGCGTGTTCTCCTTCTGCTGGGTGCCGTACAACGTCGCTCTGGCGGTGGACACCTTCGGCGGCGCCAAGAAAACCTCATCCGCCACGAAAACCTCCCTGATGGCCACGGCGGCGTTGGGCTGCGTCCACGCCTGCCTCAGGCCGCTGCTCTACTTCGGCGTGAGCGCGAGTTTCAGGACGTGGACGCTGGCGGCGCTGAGTTGCGCAAAAGTTGAACCCGAGGGGTCGGTGTGGGGGCTGGGTGTTGGCGAGGACGCCGTGCCTGAGCGGAacccggaggaggaggaggagctaaaACAGGTGGCCAATGGGGAGCAGCAAGAGCAGTCAAAAGTGTCCTCATGTGACTCATAG
- the cxcr3.2 gene encoding C-X-C chemokine receptor type 3-2 encodes MDEFMSTTEDYWLYDYDNYTFWPESSKTYAAPCPHEDIYTFAQRFLPVVFGLVFFLALVGNVLVLCVIRRYRTSRGGACSFSLTDTFLLHLAISDLLLAFTLPLFAVQWAHQWVFGEVACKISGALFSLNRYSGILFLACISFDRYLAIVHAVNASWKRSTCQAQIACGLIWVGCLGLGGIDIAFKQVGEVDVTGGRGTLLCQVWFTDNPVQWQVGLQLVSVSLGFGLPLLVMLYCYIWIFRSLCNATRRQKRKSLRLIVSLVSVFVLCWAPYNCFQLADSLQRLGAVPGGCQFGRVVDIGTLVTESVGLSHCALNPLLYGFVGVKFRREMARMCKGLLGARGWLGVEEWRDRRRKTASSYSSAESENTSYSVMG; translated from the coding sequence TTGTACGACTACGACAACTACACCTTCTGGCCTGAAAGCAGCAAGACGTACGCGGCCCCCTGCCCCCACGAGGACATCTACACGTTCGCGCAGAGATTCCTCCCCGTCGTCTTCGGCCTGGTCTTCTTCCTGGCCCTGGTGGGCAACGTGCTGGTGCTGTGCGTGATCCGCCGCTACAGGACGTCCCGCGGCGGCGCCTGCTCCTTCTCCCTCACCGACACCTTCCTCCTCCACCTGGCCATCTCCGACCTGCTGCTGGCCTTCACGCTGCCGCTGTTCGCCGTGCAGTGGGCGCACCAGTGGGTTTTCGGCGAAGTGGCCTGCAAGATCTCCGGCGCCCTCTTCTCGCTCAACCGCTACAGCGGCATCCTCTTCCTGGCCTGCATCAGCTTCGATCGCTACCTGGCCATCGTTCACGCCGTCAACGCCAGCTGGAAGCGCAGCACCTGCCAGGCCCAGATCGCCTGCGGCCTGATCTGGGTGGGCTGCCTGGGCCTGGGAGGCATCGACATCGCCTTCAAGCAGGTGGGGGAGGTGGACGTCACGGGTGGACGGGGGACGCTCCTGTGCCAGGTTTGGTTCACCGACAACCCCGTGCAGTGGCAGGTGGGCCTGCAGCTGGTCAGCGTGAGTCTGGGGTTCGGACTCCCGCTCCTGGTCATGCTTTACTGCTACATCTGGATCTTCCGCTCGCTCTGCAACGCCACCCGGCGGCAGAAGCGCAAGTCCCTGCGCCTCATCGTCTCCCTGGTGTCCGTCTTCGTGCTCTGCTGGGCGCCCTACAACTGCTTCCAGCTGGCCGACAGCCTGCAGAGGCTGGGCGCGGTGCCCGGCGGGTGCCAGTTCGGCCGCGTGGTGGACATCGGGACCTTGGTCACGGAGAGCGTGGGGCTGTCGCACTGTGCTCTGAACCCCTTGCTGTACGGCTTTGTGGGGGTCAAGTTCCGCCGGGAGATGGCTCGGATGTGTAAAGGGCTGCTGGGAGCGAGAGGCTGGCTGGGCGTGGAGGAATGGAGGGACAGGAGGCGCAAGACGGCGAGCTCCTACAGCTCTGCCGAGAGCGAAAACACCTCCTACTCCGTCATGGGGTAA